Proteins encoded in a region of the Magnetococcus sp. PR-3 genome:
- a CDS encoding tetratricopeptide repeat-containing sulfotransferase family protein produces the protein MDNSLEALLSQGKYQQAEQLLQHAITQSPKDDALYLLMARVQHLKGDVQVESACCLEALKLNPKNLEAALALAKIQLDQGQYVKAQHVLTPFKDTAQQNSTFLYLYATLLVSLGQQEVGIETMARCMDTWTGEPHFLARAFSVLMATTKYELIQPIADKLHKKHPHLPSLNYQLARLKRATGQIDQAKAAFEELLEQVEDPAIQSTALHELGLIADKQGHYEQAYDYFQRGNAYGLEQDQKKGYSLTGYPVRLKTASFRMQKVKNWNEAPLTPLPWKPVFLVGMPRSGTTLLDQILNSHREIAAIEERPLLLSAEVALSKQIGADYPKLLAHQTETAAINQARQHYQAYVENHKQLPEQTKWIIDKYPLNIHLLPLARMLFPEAKILFALRHPADLLLSCFMQNFQANEAMTQFHSLESGANFYEKVMQFWQQFEKLNLLPVHYVKYEDIVADLNGQIEQLCHFLELEKQDAMLHYHEHAKKRGVIHTPSINQVTQPIYTSSRNRWQHYTEQLEPIWPVVEPFMAQYGYTRS, from the coding sequence GTGGATAACTCACTCGAAGCACTGTTAAGCCAGGGCAAATACCAACAGGCTGAACAGCTCTTACAACATGCGATTACACAATCACCTAAAGATGACGCCCTCTATCTCTTAATGGCACGGGTACAACACCTTAAGGGAGATGTACAGGTAGAGTCAGCCTGCTGTCTGGAAGCCTTAAAACTGAACCCAAAAAATTTAGAGGCCGCGCTGGCCCTGGCCAAAATTCAATTAGACCAGGGGCAATACGTTAAAGCACAACACGTTCTTACCCCTTTTAAAGACACGGCCCAGCAGAACAGTACTTTTTTATATCTTTATGCAACCTTGCTGGTTTCATTGGGGCAACAGGAGGTGGGTATTGAAACCATGGCCCGCTGTATGGATACCTGGACCGGAGAACCGCACTTCTTGGCTCGGGCATTCAGTGTCTTAATGGCAACAACAAAATATGAACTTATTCAACCGATTGCAGATAAGCTTCATAAAAAACATCCTCACCTACCTAGTCTTAATTATCAATTGGCTCGGCTTAAACGAGCAACCGGTCAGATCGACCAAGCCAAGGCTGCCTTTGAAGAACTGCTCGAACAGGTTGAAGATCCCGCCATTCAATCCACAGCATTACACGAGTTAGGCCTTATTGCCGATAAGCAGGGCCACTATGAACAGGCCTATGACTACTTTCAGCGAGGCAATGCCTATGGGTTGGAGCAGGACCAAAAAAAGGGCTATAGCCTAACAGGCTATCCGGTACGGTTAAAAACCGCATCATTCCGCATGCAAAAGGTAAAAAACTGGAATGAGGCCCCTTTAACCCCCCTACCCTGGAAACCTGTCTTTTTGGTTGGTATGCCCCGCTCTGGCACCACGTTATTGGATCAAATCCTCAATAGTCATCGTGAAATAGCTGCCATTGAAGAGCGCCCATTATTACTCAGTGCTGAAGTGGCCCTGAGTAAACAAATTGGGGCGGACTACCCCAAACTGTTGGCGCACCAAACTGAGACAGCAGCCATTAATCAGGCCAGGCAGCACTATCAGGCTTATGTAGAAAACCATAAACAGCTGCCTGAGCAGACCAAGTGGATCATTGATAAATATCCGCTGAATATTCATCTGTTACCACTGGCCCGAATGCTCTTCCCAGAAGCCAAAATTCTGTTTGCGCTACGGCACCCTGCAGATCTGCTGTTAAGCTGTTTTATGCAGAACTTTCAGGCCAATGAAGCCATGACCCAGTTTCATAGTTTGGAGAGCGGGGCCAACTTCTATGAAAAGGTTATGCAGTTCTGGCAGCAGTTTGAAAAGCTCAATCTATTGCCGGTTCATTATGTAAAATATGAAGATATTGTGGCGGACCTGAATGGTCAAATTGAACAACTATGCCACTTTCTGGAGCTCGAAAAGCAGGATGCCATGCTCCACTACCACGAACATGCCAAAAAACGGGGTGTCATCCATACCCCAAGCATCAATCAGGTGACCCAACCCATCTATACCAGCTCCCGTAACCGCTGGCAGCATTACACCGAACAGTTGGAACCCATTTGGCCGGTGGTAGAACCCTTTATGGCACAGTATGGCTATACCCGCTCC
- a CDS encoding efflux RND transporter permease subunit, whose protein sequence is MKLVQWFARHPVTVASGVLLLILFGLLSLMRIPVQLTPDIRKPTISVITNWSGAAPSEVESAITIPQESVLKSIPGLDRINANASRGRSRVILRFKNEVDLDSALLMVNNRLQQVREYPDEVDRPSIRTSDSDDQPIVWMAMQWIDPDDPREVAQNFTFVEEVVQPALERVPGVATVNVYGGRPRELRITVQPERLVAYGIATDTLINILRAENQDISAGRLDEGKRAYLVRTTGRFNTPEQVANVVVGQRLGSPVTIGEIADVDWAYREPTVYVRALGRPSLTLNCVREQGANVLKVTEDIHKAIDTLNQLHLNPRGLELSIRYEQTEYIHAALDLVRNNLALGGLLAMSMLMLFLRSGSATVIIALAIPISLIGAFVLLEAMGRTVNVISLAGLAFAVGMVVDPAIVVLENIVRHRQMGLHRFEAAVVGTKQVWGAIFIATATTLAVFVPIIGLKIQAAQLLGDIAVALSAAVFFSLLVAVAVIPTLGARLGRSKTIAPQDEEIQHHGFSHGVSRIVATINRSVMLRFLVIGVVAGGALWYAMARLPAAEYLPSGNRNLIFAMLIPPPGYNLDEMTRLAEGVESHMRPYWSDTPPDDVVRMRQFFFVSTPSRSFMGGVADDPERVKELIPVIKEPLGQIPGMIGIARQSSLFARGSGRGRSLELAITGEDLEQAAAVARQLFGKVRKVIPGSQVRPLPGLTLGNPELRVYPDRLRAAENGLSTQSIGRAVDLFADGLKVDDIQVGGQELDLMIRGREDRLFHTQDLEQLPLLTPSGKTIPLSAVADVRIEPGPPAIRHVDRERAITLRIIPPGTMAMETAIEKVRNELMAPAMKDLPSGVGLRLAEGADALEEAKTVMTQQFLLAMLITYLLMAALFESFLYPLVIIITVPLAAAGGVLGLEALNLVRHQPLDILTMLGFVTLIGIVVNNAILIIHQALNFMHEKGMEHGPAVVESVRIRVRPIFLSTFTSILGLAPLVLFPGAGSELYRGLGSVMMGGLLTATLFTLIVVPALFSLVMDLKARFVKEEAL, encoded by the coding sequence ATGAAATTGGTTCAGTGGTTTGCCCGCCATCCCGTTACGGTTGCTTCTGGGGTTCTTCTGCTGATCCTGTTTGGTTTGCTCTCCCTCATGCGGATTCCCGTACAGTTAACGCCAGATATCCGTAAGCCGACCATCTCTGTCATCACCAACTGGTCCGGCGCCGCCCCCAGTGAAGTTGAGAGCGCCATCACCATTCCCCAGGAGAGTGTGCTCAAATCCATACCTGGCCTGGATCGCATCAACGCCAACGCCAGCCGTGGACGCTCCCGTGTCATCCTGCGTTTTAAAAACGAAGTCGACCTGGACTCGGCCCTGTTAATGGTCAACAACCGTCTGCAACAGGTCCGAGAGTACCCAGACGAAGTCGACCGCCCATCCATTCGCACTTCAGACTCCGACGACCAGCCCATTGTATGGATGGCCATGCAGTGGATTGATCCAGATGATCCACGGGAAGTCGCCCAAAATTTTACCTTTGTTGAAGAGGTGGTCCAACCGGCCTTGGAGCGGGTACCTGGTGTTGCCACCGTCAATGTCTATGGCGGTCGACCACGGGAGTTACGGATTACCGTACAACCGGAGCGTCTGGTTGCTTATGGTATTGCCACCGATACGCTTATTAACATTCTCCGTGCTGAAAATCAGGATATCTCTGCCGGACGCTTGGATGAAGGTAAACGGGCCTATTTGGTCCGTACCACCGGTCGCTTTAACACCCCAGAACAGGTCGCCAATGTGGTGGTGGGGCAGCGTCTGGGTAGTCCTGTTACCATAGGTGAGATTGCCGACGTAGATTGGGCGTATCGGGAACCCACCGTCTATGTCCGTGCCCTGGGTCGCCCCTCCCTCACCCTAAACTGTGTACGGGAACAAGGGGCCAATGTCCTTAAGGTGACAGAAGATATTCATAAGGCTATTGATACCCTTAACCAGCTGCATCTCAACCCTCGTGGCTTAGAGCTGAGCATCCGCTATGAGCAGACAGAGTATATTCATGCTGCATTGGATCTGGTGAGAAACAACTTGGCACTGGGTGGCTTGCTGGCCATGTCCATGCTCATGCTGTTTCTGCGCTCAGGGTCAGCCACCGTGATTATTGCCTTGGCTATTCCCATCTCCTTAATCGGGGCTTTTGTCTTGTTGGAGGCCATGGGTCGAACGGTCAATGTGATCTCACTGGCGGGTCTGGCCTTTGCCGTGGGTATGGTGGTGGATCCCGCCATTGTGGTGCTGGAAAATATCGTACGTCACCGTCAAATGGGGCTGCACCGTTTTGAAGCCGCCGTGGTGGGTACCAAACAGGTTTGGGGGGCCATTTTTATTGCCACGGCCACCACACTGGCTGTGTTTGTTCCCATTATTGGTCTCAAAATTCAGGCTGCCCAACTGCTCGGGGATATCGCGGTGGCACTCTCAGCTGCGGTCTTTTTCTCGCTACTTGTAGCCGTGGCGGTTATTCCTACCCTTGGTGCCCGCTTGGGGCGCTCTAAGACCATTGCCCCCCAGGATGAAGAGATTCAACATCATGGCTTTAGCCATGGGGTATCGCGCATTGTGGCGACGATCAACCGTAGTGTGATGCTGCGTTTTCTTGTTATTGGTGTGGTTGCGGGGGGGGCGCTTTGGTATGCCATGGCACGTCTACCGGCTGCTGAATATTTACCCAGCGGAAACCGTAATCTGATCTTTGCCATGCTCATCCCCCCTCCAGGGTACAACCTGGATGAGATGACCCGCCTGGCAGAGGGTGTTGAATCCCACATGCGCCCCTATTGGTCAGACACCCCACCGGATGATGTGGTGCGCATGCGGCAGTTTTTCTTTGTCTCCACCCCCAGTCGCTCTTTTATGGGGGGTGTGGCCGATGATCCTGAGCGGGTTAAAGAGTTGATCCCCGTGATCAAAGAACCCCTGGGTCAGATACCGGGTATGATCGGCATTGCCCGTCAGAGCAGTCTGTTTGCCCGCGGTAGTGGTCGTGGTCGTTCTTTGGAGCTGGCCATTACTGGTGAGGATCTGGAACAGGCTGCAGCTGTCGCCCGCCAGCTTTTTGGTAAAGTGCGCAAGGTTATCCCCGGCTCTCAAGTACGCCCACTGCCTGGGTTAACGCTGGGTAATCCTGAGCTAAGGGTGTATCCCGATCGCTTACGTGCGGCAGAAAATGGGTTAAGTACCCAGTCCATTGGTCGGGCGGTAGATCTGTTTGCCGACGGCTTGAAGGTAGATGATATTCAGGTAGGTGGCCAAGAGCTGGACCTTATGATCCGGGGGCGTGAGGATCGCCTTTTTCATACGCAGGATCTGGAACAGCTACCTCTCCTGACCCCCAGTGGTAAAACCATTCCTTTAAGCGCCGTGGCCGATGTGCGTATTGAACCCGGTCCACCGGCCATCCGCCATGTGGACCGGGAACGGGCCATTACCCTACGTATTATTCCACCCGGTACCATGGCCATGGAAACCGCCATTGAGAAGGTACGTAACGAGCTCATGGCACCCGCTATGAAGGATCTTCCATCTGGGGTGGGTTTACGTTTGGCCGAAGGGGCAGATGCCCTGGAAGAGGCCAAAACGGTCATGACCCAACAGTTTCTGTTGGCGATGCTGATCACCTACCTTTTAATGGCGGCACTGTTTGAATCCTTCCTCTACCCTCTGGTGATCATCATTACGGTTCCCCTGGCAGCAGCTGGTGGTGTTTTGGGGTTGGAAGCACTCAATCTGGTTCGTCATCAACCCTTGGATATTCTAACCATGCTGGGGTTTGTAACCCTCATTGGTATTGTGGTGAATAATGCCATTTTGATCATTCATCAGGCGCTGAATTTTATGCATGAGAAGGGCATGGAGCATGGACCTGCGGTGGTGGAGTCTGTTCGTATTCGTGTTCGACCCATCTTCCTCTCCACCTTTACCTCTATTTTGGGGTTGGCACCCCTTGTCCTTTTCCCTGGTGCGGGTTCAGAGCTCTACCGTGGTTTGGGCTCCGTGATGATGGGGGGGCTTTTGACCGCCACCCTTTTCACGCTCATTGTGGTACCCGCTCTGTTCTCATTGGTTATGGATCTAAAGGCTCGGTTTGTGAAGGAAGAGGCTTTATAA